One segment of Candidatus Omnitrophota bacterium DNA contains the following:
- a CDS encoding methyltransferase produces MTFEPIFQLGVGNAWVLCIPFVLGGVYITCQTKEIAKRMADMTGYHKIEKLFTILASLAPYPFIIATIWVPFTKIRTFFYIGLVVYFIGLVMFFLALRIIVKTPLDKPFLDGPYRISRNPFYVSAILIFLGICFATTNLILLGYWMFLSILQHVMILAEERICKQRYGISYEKYMQKIPRYLFVF; encoded by the coding sequence ATGACTTTTGAGCCGATATTTCAATTAGGGGTTGGCAATGCATGGGTTTTATGTATACCTTTCGTTTTAGGAGGGGTGTATATAACATGTCAGACGAAAGAGATCGCAAAGCGCATGGCAGACATGACGGGATACCATAAAATTGAAAAACTATTTACGATCTTGGCATCGCTTGCGCCGTACCCATTTATTATCGCCACTATCTGGGTCCCTTTCACTAAAATACGAACGTTTTTTTATATTGGTCTAGTTGTTTATTTTATAGGATTAGTGATGTTTTTTTTGGCTTTGCGCATTATCGTTAAAACACCTCTTGATAAACCATTTCTGGATGGTCCTTACAGAATTTCAAGGAATCCATTTTATGTTTCAGCAATACTAATATTTCTTGGTATCTGTTTTGCTACGACAAATCTTATTTTACTCGGTTACTGGATGTTTCTTTCGATATTGCAACATGTTATGATATTAGCCGAAGAACGTATATGTAAGCAAAGATATGGTATTAGCTATGAAAAGTATATGCAAAAAATACCAAGATACTTGTTCGTGTTTTAA
- a CDS encoding GIY-YIG nuclease family protein — MHIVYILISKKYPDRIYIGFTKDISRRVDEHNADKSSYSRKYGPWELVTYITFSQKKKASEFERYLKSGSGFAFLKKRFI, encoded by the coding sequence ATGCATATAGTTTATATACTTATTAGTAAAAAATATCCTGACAGAATTTACATCGGTTTCACCAAAGACATTTCGCGTCGAGTAGATGAGCATAATGCCGATAAATCATCTTATAGCCGTAAATACGGGCCGTGGGAATTAGTGACATATATAACTTTCAGTCAGAAGAAAAAAGCTTCTGAATTTGAAAGATACTTAAAATCAGGATCGGGTTTTGCATTTTTAAAAAAGCGATTTATCTAA
- a CDS encoding V-type ATP synthase subunit K (produces ATP from ADP in the presence of a proton gradient across the membrane; the K subunit is a nonenzymatic component which binds the dimeric form by interacting with the G and E subunits) — protein MVQGLGDMGLSLALAAVGSALGTGVAGMAAIGAWKKAYTQNKLAPFILIAFVGAPLSQTIYGFILKNQIQAAGLSPESYVFQTLLGAAAGLALGCSAWMQGKAGACASDALAETGKGFGNYIMVLGVIETVALFVMVFTMTALPKA, from the coding sequence ATGGTGCAAGGTTTGGGTGATATGGGTCTTTCACTGGCACTGGCAGCCGTAGGAAGCGCTTTAGGCACAGGCGTAGCGGGTATGGCGGCAATTGGCGCTTGGAAAAAAGCGTATACGCAGAATAAATTAGCGCCTTTTATCTTGATAGCATTTGTCGGAGCGCCTCTGTCGCAGACTATATATGGTTTTATATTGAAAAATCAGATACAGGCGGCAGGTCTTTCGCCGGAATCTTATGTATTTCAGACATTACTTGGCGCCGCGGCGGGCCTGGCATTGGGCTGTTCAGCCTGGATGCAAGGCAAGGCCGGAGCCTGCGCCTCGGATGCCCTTGCAGAGACGGGCAAAGGGTTTGGTAATTATATTATGGTATTGGGTGTTATAGAAACGGTAGCGTTATTTGTCATGGTATTTACCATGACAGCTCTCCCCAAGGCTTGA
- a CDS encoding V-type ATP synthase subunit D has translation MSKIKYTKNALKSQKDALRRFTRYLPTLTLKKQQLQLEISKTLHAIEGVESEMSRFKSSISGWLSVFGESVPFKSIISVKAFNAKIENIAGIDLPVFAGIDFDIRDYDFMTMPLWVDFGIEAVKKMTELKFRLLLFKKRYTLLADELRVTTQRVNLFEKIKIPESRNNIRKINIVLGDMQTAAVVTGKIAKHKIEAGHEAA, from the coding sequence ATGTCCAAGATAAAATACACAAAGAACGCGTTAAAAAGCCAAAAAGACGCTTTAAGGCGTTTTACAAGATATCTGCCTACCTTAACGCTGAAAAAACAACAGCTTCAGCTTGAAATATCCAAAACCTTGCACGCGATAGAAGGCGTTGAATCCGAGATGTCGCGGTTTAAATCATCAATATCCGGATGGCTGTCCGTATTTGGCGAAAGCGTGCCCTTTAAAAGTATTATTTCTGTTAAGGCATTTAACGCGAAAATAGAAAATATAGCCGGTATAGACCTCCCTGTGTTTGCCGGTATTGATTTTGATATTCGGGATTATGACTTTATGACCATGCCCTTATGGGTTGATTTTGGTATTGAAGCGGTCAAGAAGATGACAGAGTTAAAGTTCAGGCTTTTGCTGTTTAAGAAAAGGTATACCCTGCTGGCAGATGAACTAAGGGTTACCACGCAAAGGGTCAATCTTTTTGAAAAGATCAAAATACCCGAATCGCGCAATAATATCAGAAAGATAAATATTGTTCTCGGGGATATGCAGACGGCGGCTGTCGTAACGGGAAAGATCGCTAAGCATAAAATTGAGGCAGGGCACGAAGCAGCTTAG